In Hamadaea flava, a genomic segment contains:
- a CDS encoding ABC transporter ATP-binding protein, whose amino-acid sequence MATVSYRKASRIYPGSQKPAVDSLELEIQDGEFLVLVGPSGCGKSTSLRMLAGLEDVDSGAIYIDDREVTNLPPKARDIAMVFQNYALYPHMTVYENMAFALKLRKTPKSEIDVRVKKAAQMLQLEDYLSRKPKALSGGQRQRVAMGRAIVREPQVFLMDEPLSNLDAKLRVQTRSQIAGLQKELGITTVYVTHDQIEAMTMGHRVAVMLDGVLQQVASPRELYDRPSNVFVAGFIGSPAMNIKKVQLTDAGAVFASLVLPLTREQVEAARAEGGDGQVIVGFRPEDCDLVGAGDGGMPVEVELVEDLGAEANVYGHAQINGGLERFVVKTDRRSMPDMGETVYVKPRVGQHHVFNAATEQRI is encoded by the coding sequence ATGGCTACGGTCTCTTACCGTAAGGCGTCCCGGATCTACCCGGGCAGCCAGAAGCCCGCCGTCGACTCGCTCGAGCTCGAGATCCAGGACGGCGAGTTCCTCGTCCTCGTCGGCCCGTCCGGCTGTGGCAAGTCCACCAGCCTCCGGATGCTGGCCGGTCTGGAAGACGTCGACTCCGGCGCGATCTACATCGACGACCGCGAGGTCACCAACCTCCCGCCCAAGGCCCGCGACATCGCGATGGTCTTCCAGAACTACGCGCTGTACCCGCACATGACGGTGTACGAGAACATGGCGTTCGCGCTCAAGCTGCGCAAGACCCCGAAGTCGGAGATCGACGTCCGGGTCAAGAAGGCCGCGCAGATGCTGCAGCTGGAGGACTACCTCAGCCGGAAGCCGAAGGCGCTCTCCGGTGGTCAGCGTCAGCGTGTCGCGATGGGCCGTGCCATCGTCCGGGAGCCGCAGGTCTTCCTCATGGACGAGCCGCTGTCGAACCTTGACGCCAAGCTCCGGGTGCAGACCCGTTCGCAGATCGCCGGTCTCCAGAAGGAACTCGGCATCACCACGGTCTACGTCACGCACGACCAGATCGAGGCCATGACCATGGGCCACCGGGTCGCGGTCATGCTCGACGGCGTGCTGCAGCAGGTCGCGAGCCCCCGTGAGCTCTACGACCGGCCGTCCAACGTCTTCGTCGCGGGCTTCATCGGCTCGCCGGCGATGAACATCAAGAAGGTCCAGCTCACCGACGCGGGCGCGGTCTTCGCGTCGCTGGTGCTGCCGCTGACCCGCGAGCAGGTCGAGGCGGCCCGCGCCGAGGGCGGCGACGGTCAGGTCATCGTGGGCTTCCGCCCCGAGGACTGCGACCTCGTCGGCGCCGGCGACGGCGGCATGCCCGTCGAGGTCGAGCTGGTCGAGGACCTGGGCGCCGAGGCGAACGTCTACGGCCACGCCCAGATCAACGGCGGTCTCGAGCGCTTCGTCGTGAAGACCGACCGGCGCAGCATGCCGGACATGGGCGAGACGGTCTACGTCAAGCCGCGCGTCGGCCAGCACCACGTCTTCAACGCCGCCACCGAGCAGCGCATCTGA
- the ku gene encoding non-homologous end joining protein Ku yields the protein MATMRALWKGSISLGLVGVPVKLYTATEEKNLRFHQVHAADGGRIQMKRVCSADGEEVPYAEIGKGIEVDGEMVVLTDHDLDEVPVATAKTVNVLEFVPSEQVDPILFDKAYYLAPDGAAALKPYLLIKEALGRADRVGIAKIALRQKEHLAAIRVRDDVLVLSMMLWPDEVREPDFDFAGKDAKIRPQERQMALALVESMAGDFDPAEHTDEYREAVQELVEAKLNGETIAVPAEKPTKSTDLLSVLTASVEAARDRGGRPAKKAAPAAKTAPAAKSTAKKAPAAKSTTKKSATTAKAASSKSASPKASASKSTGSKAKSATKAAPAKKTTRKKAA from the coding sequence ATGGCGACCATGCGCGCGCTCTGGAAGGGGTCGATCTCGCTCGGCCTGGTCGGCGTACCCGTGAAGCTCTACACCGCGACCGAGGAGAAGAATCTCCGCTTTCACCAGGTCCACGCGGCCGACGGCGGCCGGATCCAGATGAAGCGGGTCTGCTCGGCCGACGGCGAGGAGGTCCCGTACGCCGAGATCGGCAAGGGCATCGAGGTCGACGGCGAGATGGTCGTCCTGACCGACCACGATCTCGACGAGGTACCGGTGGCGACGGCCAAAACGGTCAACGTCCTCGAATTCGTGCCGTCCGAGCAGGTCGACCCCATCCTGTTCGACAAGGCGTACTACCTGGCCCCGGACGGTGCGGCCGCGCTCAAGCCATACCTGCTGATCAAGGAGGCGCTCGGCCGGGCCGATCGGGTCGGGATCGCCAAGATCGCCCTGCGTCAGAAGGAACATCTGGCGGCCATCCGCGTACGCGACGACGTGCTCGTGCTGAGCATGATGCTCTGGCCCGACGAGGTACGCGAGCCCGACTTCGACTTCGCCGGCAAGGACGCCAAGATCCGGCCGCAGGAGCGGCAGATGGCCCTGGCGCTGGTCGAGTCCATGGCGGGTGACTTCGATCCCGCCGAGCACACCGACGAGTACCGCGAGGCGGTTCAGGAGCTGGTAGAGGCCAAGCTGAACGGCGAGACCATCGCGGTGCCGGCCGAGAAGCCGACGAAGTCCACCGACCTGCTCTCCGTCCTGACCGCCTCCGTCGAAGCGGCCCGCGACCGTGGCGGCCGACCGGCGAAGAAGGCGGCACCGGCGGCCAAAACCGCCCCTGCCGCCAAGTCCACCGCCAAGAAGGCACCGGCCGCCAAGTCCACCACCAAGAAGTCGGCGACCACCGCCAAAGCGGCCTCATCGAAGAGCGCCTCTCCGAAGGCCAGCGCCTCGAAGTCCACGGGTTCCAAGGCGAAGTCGGCGACGAAGGCCGCCCCCGCGAAGAAGACGACACGGAAGAAAGCCGCCTGA
- a CDS encoding aldehyde dehydrogenase family protein, which produces MSLVFHVPSTSPGTPAQRRELLHALATALEAARDEVVKVAGAETGLTDARLNGELDRTSGQLRLLGDYVADGRHQSTRVSPGAGPGGVDIRQIVVPVGPVAVFAASNFPLAFGVLGGDTGSALAAGCPVLVKAHPAQPRTSELLASIAAPILGGAFAIVHGGADVSLAVVRHPEIKAVGFTGSLVGGRALMDEAAARPDPIPVYAEMGSINPVFVLPGAAADLDRAGALAAAVTGSSGQLCTKPGLVVVPSTATPFAEALAEAVADTPVHRMLTDGMAAAHADWIGTLRTSGLAVSIGTATPAAVATIVDADSLGESLLSEHFGPSVVIVLADDFPALAATLDGQLTATVHASLPEDAEDARDLLPVLVQKAGRVVWNGVPTGVAVVDAMLHGGPWPATSAAWSTSVGTAAVERFQRPVALQGVPTDLLP; this is translated from the coding sequence GTGAGTCTCGTCTTCCACGTCCCGTCCACCTCGCCCGGTACGCCGGCCCAGCGCCGGGAACTCCTGCACGCCTTGGCCACCGCCCTGGAAGCGGCCCGCGACGAGGTCGTCAAGGTCGCCGGGGCGGAGACCGGGCTGACCGACGCCCGGCTGAACGGGGAACTCGACCGGACCTCCGGCCAACTGCGGCTGCTCGGCGACTACGTGGCCGACGGACGGCATCAGTCCACCCGCGTCTCGCCCGGAGCCGGCCCCGGTGGCGTCGACATCCGGCAGATCGTCGTACCCGTCGGGCCGGTCGCCGTGTTCGCCGCCTCCAACTTCCCGCTCGCCTTCGGCGTACTGGGGGGCGACACCGGCTCGGCCCTGGCGGCGGGCTGCCCCGTGCTGGTCAAGGCACACCCGGCGCAGCCGCGTACGTCGGAACTGCTCGCCTCGATCGCCGCGCCCATCCTCGGGGGCGCCTTCGCGATCGTCCACGGCGGCGCCGATGTCTCCCTGGCGGTCGTACGCCATCCGGAGATCAAGGCAGTGGGCTTCACCGGCTCGCTGGTCGGCGGCCGGGCGCTGATGGACGAAGCCGCCGCCCGCCCCGACCCCATCCCCGTGTACGCCGAGATGGGCTCGATCAATCCGGTCTTCGTCCTGCCCGGGGCGGCCGCCGACCTGGACCGGGCGGGCGCGCTGGCCGCCGCCGTCACCGGCTCGTCGGGACAGCTCTGCACCAAGCCCGGCCTGGTCGTCGTCCCGTCGACCGCGACCCCGTTCGCCGAAGCGCTGGCGGAGGCGGTCGCGGACACCCCGGTGCACCGGATGCTGACTGACGGGATGGCGGCCGCGCACGCGGACTGGATCGGCACACTGCGTACGTCGGGTCTGGCCGTCTCCATCGGGACGGCGACGCCCGCCGCGGTCGCCACCATCGTGGACGCCGACTCGCTGGGCGAATCACTGCTGTCCGAGCACTTCGGGCCGTCCGTCGTGATCGTCCTCGCCGACGACTTCCCCGCGCTGGCCGCGACGCTGGACGGTCAGCTCACCGCCACCGTCCACGCCTCGCTTCCGGAGGACGCCGAAGACGCCCGGGACCTGCTGCCCGTGCTGGTGCAGAAGGCCGGCCGGGTGGTGTGGAACGGCGTACCCACCGGGGTGGCCGTGGTGGACGCGATGCTGCACGGCGGACCCTGGCCCGCGACCTCGGCCGCGTGGTCGACCTCGGTCGGGACGGCGGCCGTGGAGCGCTTCCAGCGCCCAGTGGCCCTCCAAGGCGTCCCCACCGACCTCCTCCCCTGA
- a CDS encoding glucarate dehydratase family protein yields MKIREVRITPIAFPDPPLLNAAGVHQPWALRTIVEVDCGDGLVGLGETYGDAPHLKLMRAVAPHLAGHDVFATTKIQRAVQALVGEKDAPDLHGLTGRSSPEKTVSRVFSPIEVACLDLQGQATGRPVHDLLGGAVRDAVPFSAYLFYKYAAHPGQDEDPFGEALTPVQIVAQAGRMIQQYGFGSIKLKGGVFPPDEELAAVRALREAFPDHPLRIDPNAVWGVETSQRIAAEADGLLEYLEDPTPGRAGMAEVAKSASMPLATNMCVVAFDHLPEAIELGSVQVILSDHHYWGGLRQSARLAGICQTWGIGLSMHSNSHLGISLAAMTHLGAAVPELSYAADTHTPWQLGVDVVETPLRFVDGAVPVPTGPGLGVTLDRDALARMHEDYLRCGVTERDDTTYMRRTFDPEFRNTSPRW; encoded by the coding sequence GTGAAGATCAGGGAAGTTCGGATCACTCCGATCGCGTTTCCCGATCCGCCGCTGCTCAATGCCGCGGGCGTACACCAGCCGTGGGCGCTGCGCACGATCGTCGAGGTCGACTGCGGTGACGGCTTGGTCGGCCTGGGTGAGACCTACGGCGACGCCCCGCACCTGAAGCTGATGCGGGCGGTCGCGCCGCATCTCGCCGGGCACGACGTCTTCGCGACCACCAAGATCCAGCGTGCCGTTCAGGCGCTGGTGGGGGAGAAGGACGCCCCGGACTTGCACGGGCTGACGGGCCGGTCGAGTCCGGAGAAGACGGTCTCCCGCGTGTTCTCGCCGATCGAGGTCGCCTGCCTGGATCTCCAGGGTCAGGCGACCGGCCGGCCGGTGCACGACCTGCTGGGCGGAGCCGTCCGTGACGCGGTGCCCTTCTCCGCCTACCTCTTCTACAAGTACGCCGCCCACCCGGGTCAGGACGAGGATCCGTTCGGCGAGGCGCTGACGCCGGTGCAGATCGTGGCGCAGGCCGGGCGCATGATCCAGCAGTACGGGTTCGGTTCGATCAAGCTCAAGGGCGGGGTCTTCCCGCCGGACGAGGAGCTCGCGGCCGTCAGAGCCCTGCGCGAGGCGTTCCCCGATCATCCACTTCGGATCGATCCGAACGCGGTGTGGGGTGTGGAGACTTCGCAGCGCATCGCCGCCGAGGCGGACGGGCTGCTGGAGTACCTGGAGGACCCCACGCCGGGCCGCGCCGGGATGGCCGAGGTCGCGAAGTCGGCGTCGATGCCGTTGGCGACCAACATGTGCGTGGTCGCCTTCGACCACCTGCCGGAGGCGATCGAGCTGGGCAGCGTCCAGGTGATCCTCTCCGACCATCACTACTGGGGCGGCCTGCGGCAGTCGGCCCGGCTCGCCGGGATCTGCCAGACCTGGGGGATCGGGCTGTCCATGCACTCCAACAGCCACCTCGGGATCAGCCTGGCCGCGATGACCCACCTCGGCGCGGCCGTCCCCGAACTCTCGTACGCGGCCGACACGCATACGCCGTGGCAGTTGGGGGTGGACGTGGTGGAGACGCCGCTGCGGTTCGTCGACGGGGCGGTGCCGGTGCCGACCGGTCCGGGGCTCGGCGTCACGCTCGACCGGGACGCGCTCGCGCGGATGCACGAGGACTACCTGCGCTGCGGAGTCACCGAACGCGACGACACCACCTATATGCGGCGGACGTTCGACCCCGAGTTCCGGAACACCAGCCCACGATGGTGA
- a CDS encoding 5-dehydro-4-deoxyglucarate dehydratase, with translation MRLQGLLSFPLTPFTADGAEVALDVFADHVEAQIAAGPSGLFVACGTGEFTALSLAEYRDVVATAVRVARNRVPVFAGAGGGPQLAREFAVVAAEHGANGLLLLPPYLVAAPPRGLVEHVRLVAGATDLPIAVYQRANAVLDPAAAVALLDVPTVVGIKDGRGDVDAMLRLVTAVRTSGHPRAAEFGFLNGLPTAELSVRAYRAIGVDSYSSAVLCFAPEIATRFWRAVEADDEEAMNALLATFYLPLVALRDKVPGYAVALVKAGARLRGVDVGPVRPPLVDLTPEHLDELVSILAAGLDLAKTLDSAKAPDTSTDAETAKGSLQ, from the coding sequence GTGCGACTTCAGGGTCTGCTCTCCTTCCCGCTCACGCCGTTCACCGCTGACGGCGCCGAGGTCGCGCTCGACGTCTTCGCCGACCATGTCGAGGCGCAGATCGCGGCCGGACCCAGCGGCCTGTTCGTGGCCTGCGGAACCGGCGAGTTCACCGCGCTGAGCCTGGCCGAATACCGCGACGTGGTCGCGACGGCCGTCCGCGTGGCCCGGAATCGGGTGCCGGTGTTCGCCGGGGCGGGCGGGGGTCCGCAGCTCGCCCGCGAGTTCGCGGTCGTCGCGGCCGAGCATGGCGCGAACGGGCTGCTGCTCTTGCCGCCCTATCTGGTGGCCGCGCCGCCGCGGGGTCTCGTGGAGCACGTACGCCTGGTCGCGGGCGCGACCGACCTGCCGATCGCGGTGTATCAGCGGGCGAACGCGGTCCTCGATCCGGCCGCGGCGGTGGCGTTGCTCGACGTTCCGACCGTCGTGGGGATCAAGGACGGTCGCGGCGACGTCGACGCCATGCTGCGCCTGGTCACCGCGGTACGCACCAGCGGCCATCCCCGGGCGGCCGAGTTCGGCTTCCTGAACGGGTTGCCGACGGCCGAGCTGAGCGTCCGGGCGTACCGGGCGATCGGGGTGGACAGCTATTCCTCGGCGGTGTTGTGCTTCGCCCCGGAGATCGCGACCCGGTTCTGGCGTGCGGTCGAGGCGGACGACGAGGAGGCGATGAACGCCCTCCTGGCGACGTTCTACCTGCCGCTGGTCGCGTTGCGCGACAAGGTCCCGGGGTATGCCGTCGCGCTGGTGAAGGCGGGTGCGCGGCTGCGGGGGGTCGACGTCGGCCCGGTGCGGCCGCCGCTGGTGGACCTGACGCCGGAGCACCTCGACGAACTTGTCTCGATCCTCGCCGCCGGACTGGATCTCGCCAAGACACTCGACTCGGCGAAGGCGCCCGACACCTCGACAGACGCGGAGACGGCGAAGGGATCGCTCCAGTGA
- a CDS encoding IclR family transcriptional regulator yields the protein MGTELSPVKSAERTVHILETLAASPTKLTLSQLQERMGYPRSSLHALIRTLRELKWVEADESGGAFGVGPHALLSGTAYLDRDPALPFAYAALEDLRAEVGYTVHYARRDDGSVLYLASRDARESKHVVSRVGRKLPAHLTALGQALLAQLTTDEIDKILPPQLERYTERTITSRAGLHEELDGVRNRGWALEQEQGTLGVACVAATVDYRIPATDAISCSMPAPLATDAEVARVAEAVTRATAGLATLLRRHGIR from the coding sequence ATGGGTACTGAACTCTCCCCGGTGAAGTCGGCCGAGCGCACCGTCCACATCCTCGAGACGCTGGCCGCCTCGCCGACCAAGCTCACGTTGTCGCAGCTCCAGGAGCGAATGGGCTACCCGCGGTCCAGTCTCCACGCGCTCATCCGGACCCTGCGCGAACTGAAGTGGGTCGAGGCCGACGAGTCCGGCGGCGCCTTCGGCGTCGGGCCGCACGCACTGCTGTCCGGGACGGCGTACCTGGATCGCGATCCGGCCCTGCCGTTCGCGTACGCGGCACTCGAAGACCTGCGCGCCGAAGTCGGCTACACCGTCCACTATGCCCGCCGCGACGACGGCAGCGTGCTCTACCTCGCCAGCCGCGACGCCCGGGAGAGCAAGCACGTCGTCTCGCGCGTCGGCCGGAAGCTGCCCGCCCACCTCACCGCACTCGGCCAGGCGCTGCTCGCCCAGCTCACCACGGACGAGATCGACAAGATCCTGCCGCCCCAATTGGAGCGCTACACCGAACGGACCATCACCTCACGCGCCGGCCTGCACGAGGAGCTGGACGGCGTACGCAACCGAGGCTGGGCGCTCGAACAAGAGCAGGGCACCCTGGGCGTCGCCTGCGTAGCGGCCACCGTGGACTATCGCATCCCGGCGACCGACGCGATCAGCTGCTCGATGCCGGCGCCGCTGGCGACCGATGCCGAGGTCGCCCGGGTCGCCGAAGCGGTCACCCGCGCCACCGCCGGCCTAGCCACCCTCCTTCGCCGCCACGGCATCCGCTAA
- a CDS encoding class II fumarate hydratase: MTKYRVEHDTMGEVQVPEDALWGAQTQRAVENFPISGQPLPSELIHALAEIKAAAASANGALGVLDDDMARAIGAAASAVAAGSHDAHFPIDVFQTGSGTSTNMNVNEVVARLASADLDRPVHPNDHVNASQSSNDVFPSGVQLAALRGVATDLVPALDQLASALTAKSTEFTAIVKAGRTHLMDATPVTLGQEFGGYAFQLRRAIERLEAVAPRLGELPLGGSAVGTGVNVPDGFAAHVTQVLAALTGLPIREAADHFAAQGAADALVEVSAQLRGAAVSLYKIANDIRWMGSGPRAGLRELGIPDLQPGSSIMPGKVNPVLAEAARQVCAQVIGNDATVAFAGTQAEFELIVMLPVMARNILESIRLLANVSRVFAERCVAGLTANEEVGRAYAEGSPAIVTPLNRVLGYEEAASIAKEALATGRSIREVVVARGHVATGKISADDLDRLLDVLAMTGARPV, translated from the coding sequence ATGACGAAGTACCGGGTGGAACACGACACCATGGGCGAGGTCCAGGTCCCCGAGGACGCGCTGTGGGGCGCGCAGACGCAGCGTGCGGTGGAGAACTTCCCGATCTCGGGGCAGCCGCTGCCGAGCGAGCTGATCCACGCGCTGGCCGAGATCAAAGCCGCCGCGGCGAGCGCGAACGGTGCTCTCGGCGTACTCGACGACGACATGGCGCGGGCGATCGGGGCAGCTGCCTCGGCGGTCGCGGCCGGCTCGCATGACGCGCACTTCCCGATCGATGTGTTCCAGACCGGTTCGGGCACCTCGACGAACATGAACGTCAACGAGGTCGTCGCCCGGCTCGCGAGCGCCGATCTCGACCGTCCGGTGCATCCCAACGACCACGTCAACGCCTCGCAGTCCAGCAACGACGTGTTCCCGTCGGGCGTACAGCTGGCCGCGTTGCGCGGAGTCGCCACCGATCTGGTGCCCGCGCTGGACCAGCTCGCGTCCGCACTGACGGCGAAGTCGACGGAGTTCACGGCGATCGTCAAAGCCGGGCGTACGCACCTCATGGACGCGACGCCGGTGACGCTGGGCCAGGAGTTCGGCGGGTACGCCTTCCAACTGCGCCGCGCGATCGAACGCCTGGAGGCGGTGGCACCCCGGCTCGGTGAACTGCCGCTCGGCGGTAGCGCCGTGGGCACGGGCGTCAACGTCCCGGACGGATTCGCCGCGCACGTGACACAGGTACTCGCCGCGTTGACCGGGCTGCCGATCCGGGAGGCCGCCGACCACTTCGCCGCGCAAGGCGCCGCGGACGCGCTCGTCGAGGTTTCGGCGCAACTCCGTGGGGCCGCCGTCAGCCTCTACAAGATCGCGAACGACATCCGGTGGATGGGCTCCGGGCCGCGAGCGGGCCTACGTGAGCTGGGCATACCCGATCTGCAGCCGGGATCCTCGATCATGCCGGGCAAGGTGAACCCGGTCCTCGCCGAGGCCGCGCGCCAGGTGTGCGCGCAGGTGATCGGCAACGACGCCACCGTGGCCTTCGCCGGTACGCAGGCCGAGTTCGAGCTGATCGTGATGCTGCCCGTGATGGCACGCAACATCCTGGAGTCGATCCGGCTGCTCGCCAACGTCTCCCGGGTCTTCGCCGAGCGCTGCGTCGCCGGGCTCACCGCGAACGAGGAGGTCGGCCGGGCGTACGCCGAAGGGTCGCCGGCGATCGTGACTCCGCTCAATCGCGTACTGGGGTATGAGGAGGCCGCCTCGATCGCCAAGGAGGCGCTGGCCACGGGACGGTCGATCCGGGAGGTCGTCGTCGCCCGGGGGCACGTCGCGACCGGAAAGATCAGCGCGGACGACCTCGACCGGCTGCTCGACGTGCTCGCGATGACCGGCGCCCGCCCGGTCTGA
- a CDS encoding carbohydrate ABC transporter permease: MTKNIARIAVLVVVVAAVLYPLIWMIGSSLKSPEEISNNLSVIPREFTWSNYDKGWTSLDIVFGRFFLNSAIIALATVLANCVSCLLAAYAFARLQFRGRALFFTIMIGTLLLPHHVLLIPQYLLFNNFGWINTPLPLVVPKMLATEAFFVFLMVQFMRGIPRELDEAAKIDGADPYRIFRHVIFPLARPALVTTAIFSFIWTWNDFLPQLIYLNDLSHYTVPVALRLFVDSSGQSSIGPMFAMSVLSLLPVFLFFLAFQRLLVEGINTAGLKG, translated from the coding sequence GTGACCAAGAACATCGCCCGCATCGCCGTCCTCGTCGTCGTGGTGGCGGCGGTGCTCTATCCGCTGATCTGGATGATCGGCAGCTCGCTGAAGTCGCCGGAAGAGATCAGCAACAATCTCTCGGTCATTCCGCGCGAGTTCACCTGGTCCAACTACGACAAGGGCTGGACCAGTCTCGACATCGTGTTCGGCCGGTTCTTCCTCAACAGCGCGATCATCGCGCTGGCGACCGTGCTGGCCAACTGCGTCTCGTGCCTGCTCGCGGCGTACGCCTTCGCCCGGTTGCAGTTCCGGGGCCGGGCGCTGTTCTTCACGATCATGATCGGGACGCTGCTGCTGCCGCACCACGTGCTGCTCATCCCGCAGTACCTGCTGTTCAACAACTTCGGCTGGATCAACACCCCATTGCCGCTGGTGGTGCCGAAGATGCTGGCGACCGAGGCGTTCTTCGTCTTCCTGATGGTGCAGTTCATGCGGGGCATCCCGCGCGAACTCGACGAGGCGGCGAAGATCGACGGCGCCGACCCCTACCGGATCTTCCGGCACGTGATCTTCCCGCTGGCCCGGCCGGCGCTGGTCACCACGGCGATCTTCTCGTTCATCTGGACCTGGAACGACTTCCTGCCGCAGCTGATCTACCTCAACGACCTGTCGCACTACACCGTCCCGGTGGCCCTGCGGCTGTTCGTCGACTCCAGCGGGCAGAGCTCGATCGGGCCGATGTTCGCGATGTCGGTGCTCTCGCTGCTGCCGGTGTTCCTCTTCTTCCTCGCGTTCCAGCGGCTCCTGGTCGAAGGCATCAACACGGCGGGGCTCAAGGGATGA
- a CDS encoding carbohydrate ABC transporter permease yields MQPSLAELGPRTDAGPLAPQRAARRRGSSRRGEATAGYVFLSPWLLGLLGITALPMIFSLVLSFTDYELLDDWSQVQFVGLANYKRMFTEDPHYWHSVAVTLRYALIAVPLKLAAALGVALLLRRDRKGNGLFRGLFYLPSLLGGSVALALVWLAMFSRDGAFNAFLGIFGIEGKPWVNDPDWSLSTLIVLAVWQFGAPMVIFLAGLKQIPVELYEAASVDGASRLRQFWHITLPMLSPVLFFNLVMEVIHGFQGFTGAYVISGGEGGPVDSTLMYTLYLYVAGFTDFKMAYASAMAWVFLLVIGVITAGLFATGRYWVHYSDGGDK; encoded by the coding sequence ATGCAGCCCTCGCTGGCTGAGCTCGGCCCTCGCACCGACGCCGGGCCGCTCGCCCCTCAGCGAGCGGCCCGGCGCCGCGGCAGCAGCCGCCGCGGCGAAGCGACGGCCGGCTACGTCTTCCTCTCCCCTTGGCTGCTCGGGCTCCTCGGGATCACCGCGCTGCCGATGATCTTCTCGCTCGTCCTCAGCTTCACGGACTACGAACTGCTCGACGACTGGTCGCAGGTGCAGTTCGTCGGGCTGGCGAACTACAAGCGCATGTTCACCGAGGATCCGCACTACTGGCACTCGGTCGCCGTCACCCTCAGGTACGCCTTGATCGCAGTGCCGCTGAAGCTCGCTGCCGCGCTCGGCGTCGCGTTGCTGCTGCGTCGGGACCGGAAGGGCAACGGGCTGTTCCGCGGTCTGTTCTACTTGCCGTCGCTGCTCGGCGGCAGCGTCGCGCTGGCCCTGGTGTGGCTGGCCATGTTCAGCCGGGACGGCGCGTTCAACGCCTTCCTGGGCATCTTCGGCATCGAGGGCAAGCCGTGGGTCAACGATCCCGACTGGTCGCTCTCGACGCTGATCGTGCTGGCGGTGTGGCAGTTCGGCGCGCCGATGGTCATCTTCCTCGCCGGGCTCAAGCAGATCCCGGTCGAGCTGTACGAGGCCGCGTCGGTGGACGGCGCCAGCCGGCTCCGCCAGTTCTGGCACATCACGCTGCCGATGCTGAGCCCGGTGCTGTTCTTCAACCTCGTCATGGAGGTCATCCACGGCTTCCAGGGCTTCACCGGGGCGTACGTGATCAGCGGCGGTGAGGGCGGTCCGGTGGACTCCACCCTCATGTACACGCTGTACCTCTACGTCGCGGGCTTCACCGACTTCAAGATGGCGTACGCCTCCGCGATGGCCTGGGTGTTCCTGCTGGTGATCGGCGTGATCACGGCCGGGCTCTTCGCCACCGGCCGGTACTGGGTGCACTACTCGGACGGAGGGGACAAGTGA